In a single window of the Helicobacter sp. MIT 99-5507 genome:
- a CDS encoding M23 family metallopeptidase has translation MKSSNIRDKFIISIVDNNGIKQFSIHRFVKKFFIYFLLFLIISNILIFITIKLLASELKEMKTQRYEILDKYKYIYDKNKNIKQQVEISQNKLDEINTKMFDLEDIISMKDAVISNTNAESYDMSSLSQSKKETILQLLPNSFPFDINNNFHSSSLKSGIVFDLPKAIPIYATADGIIDLRVDNSTKDAGKFVKIIHSFGFTSIYGYLSKITLKRGDVVKKGQLIGYSNTTANKNLYYDIRFLGSEVDVEKFIAWNIDNFLSVINEDSIVNWNGLLWTLDDIIKIKDHKIFSQPITLLDEK, from the coding sequence ATGAAAAGTAGCAATATAAGAGATAAATTTATAATATCTATTGTTGATAATAATGGAATTAAACAATTTAGCATACATAGATTTGTAAAGAAATTTTTTATATATTTCTTATTATTTCTTATTATTTCAAATATATTGATATTTATTACTATTAAGCTTTTAGCAAGCGAATTAAAAGAAATGAAAACACAACGTTATGAGATTTTGGATAAATATAAATATATTTATGATAAAAATAAAAATATCAAGCAACAAGTCGAAATAAGTCAAAATAAACTAGATGAAATAAATACAAAAATGTTTGATTTAGAAGATATTATTAGTATGAAAGATGCAGTAATTAGCAATACTAATGCAGAATCTTATGATATGTCATCACTTAGTCAATCCAAAAAAGAGACTATTTTACAATTATTACCAAATTCATTTCCATTTGATATTAATAATAACTTTCACTCATCATCTTTAAAATCAGGTATAGTTTTTGATCTCCCAAAAGCAATACCCATATATGCAACTGCAGATGGAATAATAGACTTAAGAGTGGATAATAGCACAAAAGACGCTGGGAAGTTTGTAAAAATCATCCATTCTTTTGGCTTTACATCAATTTATGGATATTTATCAAAGATTACTCTAAAACGTGGAGATGTAGTAAAAAAAGGTCAATTAATAGGATATAGCAATACAACTGCAAATAAAAATTTATATTATGATATTAGATTTTTAGGCAGTGAAGTTGATGTTGAAAAATTTATAGCATGGAATATTGATAATTTCTTAAGTGTGATAAATGAAGATAGCATAGTAAATTGGAATGGATTATTATGGACTTTAGATGATATTATAAAAATAAAAGATCATAAAATATTTTCACAACCAATCACTTTATTGGATGAAAAATGA
- a CDS encoding bifunctional folylpolyglutamate synthase/dihydrofolate synthase — MNELEQYLLSKGQEYRKFDPNRAINIYKKLKENLARIPQTIQIIGTNGKGTSGRFLALALLQKGYKVLHFTSPHIFRFNERFYKNGNIISDDEILKAHQYLMQFDFIKDASYFEYATFLALYLSIDVDYLILEAGIGGEYDSTSVVERNLVLFTLIDFDHQEMLGYSIESIAKTKLNAMKNTAILGIQKHSIVQDIAKNIASLKNVKLHILDSIPNNTLAYISKNSMPSFLAQNLSLALKALEILNIEFDISLLPPLDLMGRFQKIEDNIIIDVGHNKSAAFAIKENLKDKKVTLVYNSYVQKDIKEILKILKDNILRLEIIEIKDNPRIINKIDLIKILDELEILYSDFKYIDKSKDYLVFGSFSVIEKFMKDFYEK, encoded by the coding sequence ATGAATGAATTAGAGCAGTATTTATTATCTAAAGGGCAAGAATATAGAAAATTTGATCCAAATAGAGCAATAAATATTTATAAAAAATTAAAGGAGAATCTAGCAAGGATTCCACAAACAATCCAAATAATAGGCACAAATGGCAAAGGCACAAGTGGGCGATTTCTAGCTCTTGCATTATTGCAAAAAGGATATAAAGTCCTTCATTTTACAAGTCCGCATATTTTTAGATTTAATGAGCGATTTTATAAAAATGGAAATATTATTAGTGATGATGAGATTTTAAAAGCACATCAATATTTGATGCAATTTGATTTTATCAAAGATGCTAGTTATTTTGAATATGCAACATTTTTGGCATTGTATTTATCTATCGATGTTGATTATTTGATTTTAGAGGCTGGAATTGGTGGAGAATACGATTCTACAAGTGTAGTAGAGCGAAATTTGGTTTTATTTACTCTTATTGATTTTGACCATCAAGAAATGCTAGGGTATAGTATAGAATCTATTGCCAAGACAAAATTAAATGCGATGAAAAATACCGCAATACTTGGAATCCAAAAACATAGCATAGTGCAAGATATTGCAAAAAATATTGCTTCTTTAAAAAATGTAAAACTTCATATTTTAGATTCTATTCCAAATAATACACTAGCTTATATAAGTAAAAATAGTATGCCATCTTTTTTAGCACAAAATTTATCATTAGCATTGAAGGCACTTGAGATTTTAAATATAGAATTTGATATTTCTTTGTTACCACCTCTTGATTTGATGGGAAGATTTCAAAAGATTGAAGATAATATTATTATTGATGTTGGGCATAATAAATCAGCAGCATTTGCTATAAAAGAGAATCTAAAAGATAAAAAAGTTACACTGGTGTATAATAGCTATGTCCAAAAGGATATAAAAGAAATATTAAAAATCCTAAAAGATAATATTTTAAGGCTTGAGATAATAGAAATCAAAGATAATCCTAGAATTATAAATAAAATAGATTTGATAAAAATTTTAGATGAACTTGAGATTTTATATAGCGATTTTAAATATATAGATAAAAGTAAAGATTATCTTGTTTTTGGTTCATTTAGTGTGATTGAGAAATTTATGAAAGATTTTTATGAAAAGTAG
- a CDS encoding diguanylate cyclase domain-containing protein encodes MEEQDKIKQAIKNAFLYMKENNLSFLPESYLDAFCKQAKLLNLKIDECNWFSIWSDKFDSYIKKELNNYPIKNKDDFINALSSIINNKSSFKDDYPHVLKKALKILKNQNILDLDSNLPLESIDRELRNFILSDSNHLFNLVHLNNLLSPNDIALKAKMCDSGYALICNICCFENIKEDFGIEALEKLFNAFYRILLNSIDIDVIVGIYEDSAIVILLPKCTLEAADSYLQSINNNIKNSKFVYENMDIDINIHIDLLPIKDLKI; translated from the coding sequence TTGGAAGAGCAAGATAAGATTAAACAAGCCATCAAAAATGCTTTTCTTTATATGAAAGAAAACAATCTTAGTTTTCTACCAGAATCTTATTTGGATGCATTTTGCAAGCAAGCTAAATTATTAAATCTAAAAATAGATGAGTGTAATTGGTTTAGTATATGGAGTGATAAATTTGATTCTTATATCAAAAAAGAATTAAATAATTATCCAATAAAAAATAAAGATGATTTTATAAATGCTTTATCTTCTATAATCAACAATAAATCAAGTTTCAAAGATGATTATCCACATGTGCTAAAAAAAGCACTAAAAATATTAAAAAATCAAAATATATTAGATTTGGATTCAAATTTGCCATTAGAATCCATAGATAGAGAATTAAGAAATTTTATACTTAGCGATTCTAATCATTTATTTAATTTAGTGCATTTAAATAATCTACTTTCACCAAATGATATAGCACTAAAAGCTAAAATGTGTGATAGTGGCTATGCTTTGATATGTAATATTTGCTGTTTTGAAAATATAAAAGAAGATTTTGGAATAGAGGCTTTAGAAAAGCTATTTAATGCTTTTTATAGAATCTTATTAAATAGTATCGATATAGATGTAATCGTTGGTATTTATGAAGATTCTGCTATTGTTATTTTACTGCCAAAATGCACTTTAGAGGCAGCAGATTCTTATTTGCAAAGTATTAATAATAATATTAAAAATAGTAAGTTTGTATATGAAAATATGGATATTGATATAAATATACACATTGATTTACTTCCTATAAAAGATTTGAAAATATGA
- the lptE gene encoding LPS assembly lipoprotein LptE produces MRRIFFISLFGILISSCGYYPVSYYSKQSLGKNIYVNTIIALSDPENSIIAKDALLQAIATRLHSNLSSKENADTIITISMNEINMYSIADDEDGFPRFYRMQVGISFSYIDKNNNARNFSNIGIYDFSVEGQSTVTDEKRFMAINQASLQSIDKFVAKVASSWR; encoded by the coding sequence ATGAGACGAATATTTTTTATATCTTTATTTGGAATATTAATTTCATCTTGTGGATATTATCCTGTATCTTATTATAGTAAGCAATCGCTTGGTAAAAATATCTATGTCAATACTATTATCGCCTTAAGCGATCCAGAAAATTCCATCATAGCAAAAGACGCATTACTTCAAGCAATAGCTACTAGATTGCATTCTAATTTAAGTAGCAAGGAAAATGCAGATACTATTATTACTATTAGCATGAATGAGATTAATATGTATTCGATTGCTGATGATGAAGATGGTTTTCCTAGATTCTATCGTATGCAAGTTGGTATTAGCTTTTCATACATAGATAAAAATAATAATGCAAGGAATTTTAGCAATATTGGAATCTATGATTTTTCTGTAGAAGGACAATCAACTGTTACTGATGAAAAACGTTTTATGGCGATAAATCAAGCTTCACTTCAATCTATTGATAAATTTGTAGCTAAAGTTGCAAGCAGTTGGAGATAA
- the leuS gene encoding leucine--tRNA ligase, with translation MTYNPREIEKKWQKRWLDSNVFEPKDDFSLPKKYILSMLPYPSGNLHMGHVRNYSIGDAIARYYRKAGFNVLHPIGWDSFGLPAENAAIKHNLHPKTWTYKNIENMQESLKSLGFSFSQTREFATSDPIYTKWEQQFFTQMWDKGFVYRKKAYLNWCPNDNTILANEQVIDGKCWRCDTDVIQKEMYQYYLKITDYADELLKDLDTLQGKWPNQVITMQKNWIGKSIGLEFSLKLEKNIGSIDSLEVFTTRADTIYGITYCAIAPEHPLARYLIENNLLEQSKITSIKTMQNMISRDRMSKEKEGVALGIYAIHPLTNQRLEIFVANFVLMDYGSGAVMCVPAHDERDFEFAKKYNLPIKKVIKSDNEVFCDDGVLINSDNFNGLFGEEAREAIIEHFRQLGIGKKVINFKLKDWGISRQRYWGSPIPLIHCESCGIVKEVNLPILLPDDITLNGEGNPLSLHPTWKYTKCPNCKRDAIRECDTMDTFIESSWYFLRYTTPRELWEDCAFSKKDLDYWLNIDEYIGGIEHAILHLLYARYFTKVLRDLSCINIDEPFERLLTQGMVLKNGFKMSKSKGNVVDPKEIIETYGADTARLFILFAAPPVKELEWNDNALEGAYRFINRIFNNASKVVKKDFSSLEFKNLSKEEKYARKKIYEALLKYELTFSNSEYPFNTLIASCMEAFNALYAQDNEDVWFEGYYILLNILEPIIPHASFELSENLFGLKNLTTLKVDESALYCDTINIAITINGKKRAEVEIANNLSKDEILIIAKDRVQKWLNGKEIIKEIVVPNKLVNFVIK, from the coding sequence ATGACTTACAATCCACGAGAAATAGAAAAAAAATGGCAAAAACGATGGCTAGATTCTAATGTATTTGAACCAAAAGATGATTTTAGTCTTCCAAAAAAATATATTTTAAGCATGCTTCCATATCCAAGTGGCAATCTACATATGGGACATGTTAGAAATTATTCCATAGGCGATGCAATTGCTAGATATTATAGAAAAGCTGGATTTAATGTGCTTCATCCAATAGGTTGGGATTCTTTTGGATTACCAGCAGAAAATGCAGCAATAAAGCACAATCTTCACCCAAAAACTTGGACTTATAAAAATATTGAAAATATGCAAGAATCTCTAAAAAGTTTAGGTTTTTCATTTTCACAAACTAGAGAGTTTGCTACTAGCGATCCAATTTATACAAAATGGGAACAACAATTCTTTACACAAATGTGGGATAAAGGCTTTGTCTATCGCAAAAAAGCATATCTTAATTGGTGTCCAAATGATAATACTATACTTGCAAATGAGCAAGTTATTGATGGTAAATGCTGGCGTTGTGATACAGATGTCATCCAAAAAGAAATGTATCAATATTATTTAAAAATCACAGATTATGCAGATGAATTATTAAAAGACTTAGATACATTGCAAGGTAAGTGGCCAAATCAAGTCATCACTATGCAAAAAAATTGGATTGGTAAATCTATTGGACTTGAATTTAGCTTAAAACTAGAAAAAAACATTGGTAGCATAGATTCTCTAGAAGTTTTTACAACAAGAGCTGATACTATATATGGCATAACATATTGTGCTATTGCTCCAGAACACCCGCTAGCTAGATATTTAATTGAAAATAACCTATTAGAGCAATCAAAAATTACTTCTATTAAAACTATGCAAAATATGATTTCTAGAGATAGAATGAGTAAGGAAAAAGAAGGAGTTGCCCTTGGAATCTATGCAATTCATCCACTAACAAATCAGAGATTAGAAATTTTTGTAGCAAATTTTGTTTTGATGGATTATGGTAGTGGTGCGGTTATGTGTGTGCCAGCTCATGATGAAAGAGATTTTGAATTTGCAAAAAAATATAATCTACCTATAAAAAAGGTTATTAAAAGCGATAATGAAGTATTTTGTGATGATGGAGTTTTGATTAATAGTGATAATTTTAATGGCTTATTTGGCGAGGAAGCAAGGGAAGCAATAATTGAGCATTTTAGACAACTTGGTATTGGAAAAAAAGTCATCAACTTCAAGCTTAAAGATTGGGGAATCTCAAGACAAAGATATTGGGGAAGTCCTATACCGCTTATTCATTGTGAATCTTGTGGAATAGTAAAAGAAGTAAATCTACCTATATTATTACCAGATGATATAACATTAAATGGAGAAGGCAATCCACTATCTTTGCACCCAACATGGAAATATACAAAATGTCCTAATTGCAAAAGAGATGCAATAAGAGAATGTGATACTATGGATACATTTATAGAATCTAGTTGGTATTTTTTAAGATATACAACCCCAAGGGAATTGTGGGAAGATTGTGCATTTAGTAAGAAAGATTTAGATTATTGGCTAAATATTGATGAATATATAGGTGGCATTGAACATGCTATTTTACATCTTCTTTATGCAAGATATTTTACAAAAGTCCTTAGAGATCTTTCATGTATAAATATTGATGAGCCATTTGAGCGATTATTGACACAAGGTATGGTGCTTAAAAATGGTTTTAAGATGAGTAAGTCAAAGGGAAATGTTGTCGATCCAAAAGAAATAATAGAGACTTATGGTGCAGATACAGCAAGATTGTTTATTTTATTTGCAGCTCCACCTGTAAAAGAATTAGAATGGAATGATAATGCACTTGAAGGGGCATATAGATTTATAAATAGAATTTTTAATAATGCCTCAAAGGTTGTAAAAAAAGATTTTAGCAGTTTAGAATTCAAGAATCTTAGCAAAGAAGAAAAATATGCTAGAAAAAAGATTTATGAAGCATTGCTAAAATATGAATTAACATTTTCAAATAGTGAATATCCATTTAATACTTTGATTGCATCTTGTATGGAAGCTTTCAATGCACTTTATGCTCAAGACAATGAGGATGTTTGGTTTGAGGGATATTATATTTTATTAAATATATTAGAGCCAATTATTCCTCATGCTAGTTTTGAGCTAAGCGAGAATCTATTTGGCTTAAAAAATCTAACTACACTAAAAGTCGATGAGAGCGCATTATATTGCGATACTATCAATATTGCAATTACTATTAATGGCAAGAAACGAGCTGAAGTTGAAATTGCTAATAATTTATCAAAAGATGAGATATTAATTATTGCAAAAGATAGAGTTCAAAAATGGCTAAATGGAAAAGAAATCATAAAAGAAATAGTAGTCCCAAATAAGCTTGTGAATTTTGTAATAAAATAA
- a CDS encoding DUF6394 family protein — protein sequence MDWGRILFIFFTLMCLTSTIGFLFDPNIVLLFLAAAINFISTTLRVGIRKPLSSELLASSIVADFHLIPAFLWYQILGDLDVAYALAFGALVANLFSICLILIESAKVRDIDY from the coding sequence ATGGATTGGGGCAGAATCTTATTTATTTTTTTTACATTAATGTGCCTAACTTCAACAATTGGATTTTTATTTGATCCAAATATAGTATTATTATTTTTAGCTGCAGCAATCAATTTTATTTCTACAACTCTTAGAGTAGGTATAAGAAAACCTTTGTCCTCTGAACTTTTAGCTAGCTCTATTGTTGCAGATTTTCATTTGATACCTGCATTTTTATGGTATCAAATATTAGGTGATTTAGATGTTGCTTATGCTTTAGCATTTGGTGCTCTTGTTGCAAATTTGTTTTCTATTTGTTTGATACTAATTGAGAGTGCAAAGGTTAGAGATATAGATTATTAA
- the secF gene encoding protein translocase subunit SecF, translating into MDFFRHDKIYDFVKYSKYGLIFSCILIVGIIILFFIKGVNFGIDFVGGSVIQLQYTNKDAPISQIREILNDSQYFKNSNITEFGAKNEIVIKFPFVPSDVKINISDEIKEVLKPTGEFDVRRVDIVGPKAGVELAKKGVISLALALIAMMIYVSFRYEWRFALAGIVALVHDVFISAAAIIVFDVDLSLDVIAALLTLIGYSINDTIIIFDRIREQMLLKKFNDINFVINDAVSKTLSRTLLTSLTVFFVIFILFVFGSEILKGFTLPMLVGSIVGTYSSMFIAPKLAILFGFNIQEYYEKEARKQRKKQEKEKMYQMYEKGRI; encoded by the coding sequence GTGGATTTCTTTAGACATGATAAAATTTATGATTTTGTTAAATATAGCAAATATGGTCTAATTTTCTCTTGCATTTTGATTGTAGGGATAATTATTTTATTTTTTATAAAGGGCGTGAATTTTGGTATCGACTTTGTTGGTGGAAGCGTAATACAACTTCAATATACAAACAAAGATGCTCCAATTAGTCAAATTAGAGAGATTCTAAATGATAGTCAATATTTTAAAAATTCAAATATTACAGAATTTGGTGCTAAAAATGAGATAGTGATTAAATTTCCATTTGTTCCAAGTGATGTAAAAATAAATATTAGCGATGAAATAAAAGAAGTCTTAAAGCCAACTGGTGAATTTGATGTTCGAAGAGTTGATATAGTAGGTCCAAAAGCTGGTGTAGAGCTTGCAAAAAAAGGTGTTATCTCTTTGGCGCTTGCACTAATTGCTATGATGATTTATGTTTCTTTTAGATATGAATGGAGATTTGCATTAGCTGGTATTGTTGCATTAGTGCATGATGTCTTCATATCAGCTGCTGCAATAATAGTATTTGATGTGGATCTAAGCCTTGATGTAATTGCTGCATTATTAACACTTATTGGATACTCAATAAATGATACTATCATCATATTTGATAGGATTAGAGAACAGATGTTGTTAAAAAAGTTTAATGATATAAATTTTGTTATCAATGATGCAGTATCAAAAACATTATCAAGGACATTGCTTACTTCTCTTACTGTATTTTTTGTAATTTTTATATTATTTGTATTTGGTAGTGAGATTTTAAAAGGATTTACTCTACCTATGCTAGTAGGTTCTATCGTAGGGACATATAGTTCTATGTTTATAGCACCAAAATTAGCTATATTATTTGGATTTAATATCCAAGAATATTATGAAAAAGAAGCAAGAAAACAAAGAAAAAAACAAGAAAAAGAAAAAATGTATCAAATGTATGAAAAAGGCAGAATCTAA
- the secD gene encoding protein translocase subunit SecD produces the protein MNFFNIKTIVFLVVFVFGLALSIPSIFGTQGPKITLGLDLQGGLNILLGVDINGGIKSRYSSLATQINHDTQNSDILIDSLHSSDNNVSFELLDISKKDALDELLSKIKGLNISSIDGKYNITFTQEEIKFIQSSSIEQAIDTIRNRLDIFGLSEPSVTRQGEYNILVQLPGIKTTEDEQAALDLIIRPAQLKMMAVDEERNARVNSMSEDEASKYGDVILPFTHDPNLKILLKGIPIIDGSMLTDARVAFDSKTNQRVIAFTLNSVGARIFGDFSGNNIGKRMAIVLDNKVYSAPSIRERIGGGSGQISGSFSEQEAKNIAIALRSGSLTTPLELLEKRSIGPSLGADSIKSSLIALFGSFLVIILFMIFYYGFAGVIAVSALFVNILAIIACMSLFGATLTLPGMAGIVLTIGMAIDANIIINERIREALRSGDNVIKSIAFGYENATRAIFDANNTTLIVAVLLYVYGTGSIKGFAITMGIGIVVSIITAIIGTHGIYLWLGQKINNTKRLNFWFGIKKGVN, from the coding sequence ATGAATTTTTTTAATATTAAGACAATTGTTTTTTTAGTTGTATTTGTATTTGGATTGGCTTTATCAATACCATCTATTTTTGGGACACAGGGTCCAAAAATCACACTTGGTCTTGATTTGCAAGGTGGATTAAATATCTTATTAGGTGTTGATATAAATGGTGGTATAAAAAGTAGGTATTCTTCTTTGGCAACACAAATCAATCATGATACACAAAATAGTGATATTTTGATAGATTCTTTGCATTCAAGTGATAATAATGTAAGTTTTGAACTTCTTGATATATCAAAAAAAGATGCTTTAGATGAATTATTATCTAAGATTAAAGGCTTAAATATTAGTAGTATAGATGGAAAATACAATATTACTTTTACTCAAGAAGAAATCAAATTTATACAATCATCATCAATTGAACAAGCCATAGATACTATTAGAAATAGATTAGATATATTTGGTTTATCTGAACCAAGTGTTACAAGACAAGGTGAATATAATATATTAGTGCAATTGCCTGGTATAAAAACTACAGAAGATGAGCAGGCAGCCCTTGATTTGATCATTCGTCCTGCACAATTAAAGATGATGGCAGTTGATGAAGAACGTAATGCTAGAGTAAATTCTATGAGTGAAGATGAAGCAAGTAAATATGGTGATGTTATTTTACCTTTTACTCATGATCCAAATTTAAAGATTCTATTAAAAGGAATACCAATTATAGATGGTAGTATGCTAACAGATGCTAGAGTTGCTTTTGATAGTAAAACTAATCAAAGAGTGATTGCATTTACCCTAAATAGCGTAGGTGCTAGAATCTTTGGTGATTTTTCTGGTAACAATATAGGTAAAAGAATGGCTATTGTGCTTGATAATAAAGTATATTCTGCACCAAGCATTCGAGAGAGAATAGGCGGTGGAAGCGGACAGATTAGTGGGTCTTTTTCTGAGCAAGAAGCAAAAAATATTGCTATAGCACTTAGAAGTGGTTCGCTAACTACTCCTCTAGAATTACTAGAAAAAAGGAGTATTGGACCAAGTCTTGGGGCAGATAGCATTAAATCATCTCTTATTGCTTTATTTGGTTCATTTTTAGTGATTATTTTATTTATGATTTTTTATTATGGATTTGCAGGTGTAATAGCAGTCAGTGCATTGTTTGTAAATATTTTAGCAATTATTGCTTGTATGAGTTTATTTGGTGCTACTCTTACATTACCAGGTATGGCAGGTATTGTCCTTACTATAGGTATGGCTATTGATGCAAATATTATCATTAATGAACGTATCAGAGAAGCTCTGCGGAGTGGTGATAATGTCATCAAATCTATTGCATTTGGATATGAAAATGCTACTAGAGCGATTTTTGATGCAAATAATACTACATTAATTGTTGCTGTATTGCTATATGTTTATGGGACTGGGTCGATAAAAGGATTTGCTATCACTATGGGTATAGGTATCGTAGTTTCAATTATTACTGCAATTATTGGGACACATGGAATCTATCTTTGGCTTGGACAAAAGATAAATAATACAAAAAGATTAAATTTTTGGTTTGGAATTAAAAAGGGAGTTAATTAG
- the yajC gene encoding preprotein translocase subunit YajC, producing MENSMNSFVGAFLPLIVLFAIFYFVLIRPQLKQQKAHKEMLANLKKGDKVITNGGLICEIVKVEDKFFSVKLNDDTQVRLSKDFIFNKYEEENK from the coding sequence ATGGAAAATAGTATGAATAGTTTTGTAGGTGCATTTTTACCTTTAATAGTTTTATTTGCAATTTTTTATTTTGTTTTGATAAGACCACAACTAAAACAACAAAAAGCACATAAAGAAATGCTTGCCAATCTCAAAAAGGGCGATAAAGTAATCACTAATGGCGGTTTGATATGTGAGATTGTAAAGGTTGAAGATAAATTTTTTAGTGTTAAATTAAATGATGATACACAAGTAAGGCTTTCTAAAGATTTTATATTTAATAAATATGAAGAAGAGAATAAATAA